Genomic segment of Clostridia bacterium:
TTCGCAAGCTTCACGCTTTGGCATAATGACGGCAAACGAACAAGGTCGTATTATTGACTTTACCGAAAAACCTGCTCACCCTAAAAGCACACTTGCCTCTATGGGCGTGTATATGTTTAATTATCAATCGCTTAAAGATTACTTAACGCAAGACGCTAAGCGAAAAGATTCTTCTTTTGACTTTGGCAAAGATATTATTCCTAAAATGCTTGCCGATGGCAAAGAAATGTACGCTTATCAATTTCAAGGATATTGGAAAGACGTTGGCACTCTCGACAGCTTGTGGGAAGCTAATATGGACTTGCTTTCGGGTTCGCCTTCCTTTGATATATTTGACGGCAGTTGGAAAATTCACTCTCGCAACCGCTTATCTCCGCCTATTTATAATGGCGATAATGGCGATATCAAAAATACTATTGTAAGTGGTGGCGCTAATATTTACGGCAGAGTTCGCAACAGCGTGCTAGGCAAAGGCGTTACCGTGCTTGAAGGCGCAAATGTAATTGATAGTGTGATTTTTGACGACGTAACAATAGGTCAAGGTAGTACGGTCGATTATTGCATAATTGACGAGGGAGTAAATATAGGCAAAAATGTTTCAATAGGTTCGCCAAGAATTACTAATAAAGGCTTAACCGTTATTTCACGCAATGTAAATATAAGCGATAACTGTGTTATCCCTAGCGGAATGATAGAGGAGGATATATAAGATGAACGCAATCGGTTTAATTTTTGCAAATATTCACGATGATTTACTTGTAGAGCTCACTTCTAATCGCACTTCGGCGTCAGTTCCGTTTGGCGGAAGATATAGATTAATCGACTTTTCTCTTTCTAATATGGTAAATAGCAATATTAGCAAAGTCGGCGTTGCAACAAGGCAAAACTATCAATCGTTAATGGACCACCTTTCGGGCGGTAAAGATTGGGACTTAGCTCGACGCACAGGCGGATTATTCTTAATTCCACCTTATGGTATGACCAACACTAACGCAAACGCTACTCGTTTCGACGCCCTTGTTAGCTCGCTCAACTTTATAACTCGTTCCGAAGAAGAATATATTGTGCTTGCCGACGGCGATTGCGTGTACAATATGGACTATGCTGATTTACTTAAAACTCATATCGAACAAGGCGACGACATAACCATAGCTTATAAGCCAATGTTTGTTGACTTTGCCCTATCTACTCATATTTCTTGCATAGAATTAGACAAAAATAGGGTTAAAGGGTTACTTGTGCATCGTTCGCAAGAAGGACAGGCAAACGCAAATCTTAATATCTATGTTTTAAAAAGACAACTCCTTATTGACCTAATTACCGAGGCAATTTCTCGTGGGCAAAGTGACTTTCAACACGACATTATAGGTAAAAATATTAAAAAACTTAAAATCGGCGGATATTTATTCGAGGGTAGTTTCTTCTATATCGATAGCATTAAGCAATATTTTGACACTAATATGCAACTGCTTAGGCAAGAGATTAAGGACGAACTTTTTAACAGACCATATCGTTCAATCTACACTAAGGTAAAAGACTCTGCGCCTACTAAATATTTTGAGAATGCTAATGTTAGCAATAGTTTTATAGCCGACGGTTGTAAAATTGACGGAATAGTAATTAATAGTATTTTATTTCGTGACGTAAAGATAAGTAAGGACGCAGTAGTTAAAAACAGTATTATTATGCAAGATACGGTAATTGAGAATAATTGCAAATTAAATTACTGTATAACTGACAAAAATTGCGTTGTCGCTAAGGATTTAATATTGCAAGGTTGCGAAAAAATGCCCTATATAGTGCCAAAAAACAGTAAAATTTAATAATTTAATAAATTATTAGTAATAAAAAAATTTATCTAATACTGTAAAAATACCTCTTATTCTTTTAATAAGAGGTATTTTTAATAATTGTAATTAATTGCTTTTTATACTTTTTTTAAAATTACTTTTTACATTTCATATACTTTTGTTGAGTAGCTCTTCCTCCCCGAATATGCCTAGTCGATAAATTGATATCTAATATTTTTTTAATTTTTTCTAATCTTTCTATATCTAAATAATGCAAGCGTAAACTCAAATCTTTATGTATCGTTGACTTTGAAACCGAAAAAAATTTGGCAGTTTGTCGAATTGTCGAGTTATTGCGAATGATATAGTCGGCTACTTCAAGTACTCTTATAGAAATGTATTCTTTCAACGCTTTACTCCATAATTCTATTGTTAATAGTAATATATTGTCGTAAATTGTTTGATAGAACAGCGACTATTTCTTTGTATCGATATACTTTTGGTTAGATTTATCCCAAAGATTATAAGAATCTATATTTTTAATCGCTCCAAAAACTTTATTTCGTATGTCGGGGATAGAAGTTTCTAGGCAATTTAATATTTCTTTCATTTTTTGTCTTTTTGTCAATTTGTCTACCGGACATTTGTTAGCTACTATTGGCATATCTATTGCGTAACTAATTATATCTTTTTCTTTAATGCAAATTAATGGTCTAATCACGGTGATATTTGTGCGTGTCATATAGCTAATCGGCGCAAGCGTAGAGAACCGTCCTTCGTAGCAAAGCGATAGTAACATAGTATCGATAGCGTCGTCTGCGTGGTGTCCTAGCGCAAGTTTGTTGTAACCTTGACTTGAAAGTAGCTCGCACAAAGAGCCCCTCCTCATATTAGCGCACAGACTGCACGGATTTTTAGCGTTTTTTTCTTGGGCAACGTGGGCAATTTGCGTTTTATGAACTTGATATTCAACCGCAATTTGCTTACAAAAGTTTTCAATCGGCGAATAATTCATATCAAATCCCAAATCTATGGTAAAGGCTTTAAGAACAAATTTTTGAGGGCAAAAACGTTGATAGGCTTTAAGCAAAGCGAGTAAAACCAAGCTGTCTTTTCCTCCCGACATACCAACTCCAATATTATCGCCTTCCTCAATTAGATTAAAGTCCGTAATTGTCTTTCTTAATGTTGATAATAGTTCTTGTTCTGTCATTTTCTACCTCTTTAATGATAAATTATATATGTAATTGATAAAAATGTAAAGAACTATTTACTTTTGTAACCAAAGTGTTATATAATAGTTTAGTATAAGGAGAATTTTATGTGGCCGTTTAAGAAAAAGAAAAAAACCGAAGTAACGCAAATTATTAAGAAGAACAAACTGCCTTACAAAGCAGGTCTTTCTCTTGCCGGTGGCGGAGCGAGAGGTTTTGGACACGTTGGCGTACTTAAAGCGTTTGAAGAAGAAAATATTGTTTTTGACTATGTGACCGGCACATCTGCTGGTAGTATGGTAGGGGCGTTATACGCTCTTGGTTTTACCAGCCAACAAATTATCGAGTTTGGCAAGTCGTTAAAGGCAAAAGATCTTAGACCTATCAGCTCGGTTTTAATTTCTGCGCCCTCAAAAAATATTGAAACACAATTAAATAAAGTTTTAGGCGGAGTAACTTTTGATAAATTGCAAATACCTTTTTCTTGCGTTGCAGTAAATATCGCAACAGGAGAAGAAGTAGTGTTGTCTAAGGGCTTAGTAGCTCCTGCCGTTACGGCAAGTTGCGCTGCGCCTATATTTTTTAAGCCAGCAGTAATCGACGGAGTTCAACTTGTAGACGGCGGACTTCTCAACACTATGCCCGCCGACATAGTTAGGCAAATGGGGGCGGAAATTGTAATTTCGGTAGATATCAACAGCAAACGTGCGCAAGGCACAACTTCAAGTAAATTGCTCAACGTGCTTGTTGCAACTTGGCGAATTGCAACTTCGGCGTCGGCATACAAAGGATATATGAATTCGGACTTAGTTATACAACCCGACCTTGACCGCTTCAAAGCAACTTCGCTTGACCAAGATATTGACGAGATGGTAGAAGAAGGCTACAAGGCAGCCAAAGAACAAATGCCACAGATTAAAAAATTGTTAGGCATAATTAAATAAATAAAATGTGTTTTTAAAACATTTACATAAAGGGGTACGCAAATGGCAGATTCAAAAAAAGCAAGTCCTAAAAAATCAGGCGGTAAAAAGACTAAAAATAAGACCGAACAAACAAGCGATATTTTATCTTTTGCAACTAAGGTTGTTGCTGCGGGAGCGGTAGCTTCGGCTGTAAGCCGTAGGGGAAGCAAAAAAACTAAACGAATGACTAGCGTAGTAATATTTTTGCTTTGCATAGTTATTTTTGCCGTTGGCGTAATGTATTATTTTGACGTTCCGCCTTTAAATTTCGGCGACGGATTTAAATTTTATACCTATGAGGTCAACCAGTTTGACACTCCAACAGCCACAGTTTCGGGCGAACTCAATATACATTTTATTGATGTTGGACAAGGAGATTGTATTTTTATTCAATTTCCAGACGGCAAAACTATGCTAATCGATGGTGGCGAACGTCGAACCGCTGTCGCTACGGGTATTCCTCAATATTTATTTGCTCTTTATCCTAGTCAAGACACAATTACCATAGACTATTGTATGCTAACTCACTGCGATTCCGACCACTGCGGTAGTTTAGACGACGTTATCGCTAACCCAAAAATCAACGTTAAGTCGGTCTATCAGCCACGAGTTTATTCTAAATGCTCAAATGACCCGTTGCGTAGTTTAATGCAACAAAATCCAAATGCGTATAAGCACGTTCCCGAGATAAATACCGGCGTTTACGAGTCGTTTGTAGAAGCTGTTTATCAAGAAAAGCTTTCGGGCGTTTTAACTGAGATTAATTATAATTTTGAAGGGCAAATTATAAGCGGTAGCGATTATTCCATACATACCTATAACCCTAGCGAAGAAATGTACGGCGACTTATCTACGGCTTACGAAAAAAATGATATTTCACCATTGATGGTTCTAACCTATGGCAATTATGATATTTTGCTTACCGGCGACTGCGATAAAAATGCCGAACAAAATTTTGTAGATAACTTAAATGGCGAACTTACTTTTGCCGATGGGTTTGTTTGGGACGGCGATTGCGAAGTGCTTAAAGTAGGTCATCACGGCGGGCGTGACAGCACTAATCAATTCTTTATCGACACAGTCAAACCCGAATATGCCGTAATAAGCGTTGCCGAAAAGAACAAACACGGACACCCTACCCAAGACGCTCTTTCTAGAATTGACAAATATACCGACGAAATATATATGACAAGTAAGTTAGGCAGTATAGCTATGCGTATCAACAAAGACGGCATAAGTTGGGCAAATTCACTTAAAACCGAACTTCCTTTTACCGCAATAATACAAATTAGCTTAATAGCCCAAACTTTAAGTATGTTAAATAGTAATTATTGTAGGTATTTATGATTAAATTAGAAGTTTTTGGCGCTTCGCATAGTAAATTTATTGGCGGAAAAGTGTGGGGGCTACCCAAAGGCTACGCTATTGACCAATCACAAATTCTCAGCGAGCTTAAAAAAAGACAAAACGGCTATGGAAGAAGCGCAAGACAACAAATAGAAAGCAACAACTTTCTTATTACAAGAGGTATTAAAAACAATAAAACTACGGGCGGAACGCTAGAATTTTTTATCAAAAATTTTGACGACGATATTTTGAGCAAACCAGAAATTACTGCGTTAAGAAGCGGACACGCAGATTACGTTGGTTGCGTAAAATATAATCTTACTTCGGCTAGGCAAATAGCCGAGATGTCTAGCGGTCGTAACACGCTTGCGCATACTGTTTTAGGCGCTATATGTAAGCAAATTCTTGCAACAAAAGATATATTTTTTTACAGTTATGTAAGGCAAATAGGCGGTGTTTCTACCGATATAGATGTAAATTTATCCCAAGCTATGCAAATTGAGGCAAGTTTAGTAAGATGTCCCGACCAAACTGCATCGCAACAAATGGTAGAATTAATCGACAAAGCAAGGCTTAACGGCGATACGCTAGGCGGAATTTGCCAAGTCGTTTGCTCAAATTTGCCTATCGGTTTAGGCGAGATTGTTCCTTACGCCGACAAACTTCAAAGTTTAGTAGGTAGATATTTGCTTTCGATTCCTTCGGTTAAGGGCATCGAATTTGGCAAATGGTTTGGTTCAAGTTTTGTCGGTAGCGATTGCGTCGAGCAGTTTGCTCTAAATGGACAGCGAATTGTCTACGATACAAATTTTTGTGGCGGAACAATAGGCGGTCTTACTACGGGCGGAGAATTGACGGTAAGACTTGCGGTTAAACCTATAAGTTCGCTAGCGTTACCTACCCAAACTATTGATTTATTGACTAAACAAGTCGTAACAACTTATCACGAAAGAAGTGATGTTTGCGTAGTTCCAAACATAGCTGTAATTGCCGAAAATATGCTTTCGGCAACAATATTAAATTTATTTAGTAAGGAGGGCTTAGTTTAATGGGAATTATTTACAAAAAATTAGATGTCGCTCAGCTTACAAAAGATAACACAGTTTTTGTCACCATAACAAGATTTGCCAAGCTTTTTAATTTACCAAAGGACAAAACCTTTATCGTGCCAAGCGGAGAGATGGTAAAATCACTTTATTACGCAAAAAAGTTATGTAATTTTTTAATTAAAAAGAACATAACTAGGCAGGGCGCAATCGTAGCCATAGGCGGTGGGACAGTAGGCGACCTTTCAGGTTTTGTAGCCAGTGTTTACTTGCGAGGAATTGACCTTATTCTTGTTCCAACAACATTACTTGCTCAAATAGATAGTTCTATCGGCGGTAAAACGGCTATAAATTACAAAGGTATTAAAAATATAATCGGTTCATTCTATCCCGCAAAACAAATTATAGTAGATTTTAGCTTACTTCACACCCTTAACAATAAAGAACTTATAAATGGTTATGGCGAACTGGTAAAATATACATTATTAAATCAAGAAATAGACCAACTTTACAAGTACGACGAGTATTTTAATGCGCCTTTAATTCAAAAGTGTATCGAATACAAAGATTTAATAGTATCTAGCGATTATTACGACCATTCTTTGCGTAGAAACCTTAGCTTAGGGCATACGATAGGTCATGCGATAGAAAAATGTTATAATATTCCTCACGGTAGAGCTGTTCTTTATGGTTTATATTACGAATTAATGATTTCTTCTTACTTAGGATATTTAAATTCAACCGACTTGGCTTGGGCTCGCAAACGCATACTTGACATTTCGCCTATTCCAAAATTACATAACATCAAAAATTTAGTTAGCTTAATGCAATATGACAAAAAGAACAATTTTGACAGCATAAACTTTGTATTGTTTATTGGCAACTTTTCCACCAAAGAAATATCTTTATCTTACGAGGAGGTTACAAAAATTTTACAATGTCTATGATTGTAACTCCTATCAAACGCATTAATATCAAACAATCTTCAAACGTAGGCGATAAATCTATCACGCATAGATTGCTTATTTTGGCGTCTATTTCTTCGGGAGTTAGCCACATAAGTAACGCAAATACAGGCGAAGATGTTGCGCATACAGTAGATTGTCTTAATAGATTAGGCGCAAATATTATTTGTAATGGCTCTTATTTTACCGTAAACCCAATCAAAAAAGTTGTAAGTCGAGCCACTCTTGATTGTGGCAATAGCGGTACGACAGCTCGATTGCTCGCCGGACTTGTCGCAGGCTTAGGCGTAAACGCTAAATTTATAGGTGACCCTTCATTGTCTTCTAGGCCTATGTCAATGCTCCTACCTCTGCAACAAATGGGGGCTAATGTAGAATATACTAGCGACAGTTTGTTCGTCCTAACGGCAAATGAGGGGCTTAAAGGCATAACTTACCGCAACACTTCTTGCTCTGCGCAGATTAAGAGCGCAATTTTAATAGCCGGACTGTTTGCCGAAGGCATTACTACAATCGAAGAAACTGATAAATCTCGTGACCACACCGAACGAGCTTTGTTATATTTTGGCGCAAATATTAAAATGGAAGATAAGATTATTTTGACTAAATCTAATCTATACGGTCGAGATGTCTTTGTGCCAAATGATATTTCAACAGCTAGCTACGTTATTGCCCTAGCTTTATGCAAAGGCAAAGCCGTTATCCATAACGTAGGCATTAACCCAACGAGAATGGGCGTAGTTTTAGCATTACAAAATTCTCACGCAAAAATTACAATTAAAAATATCCGCTCGAATGGTTTTGAAGAATTTGCCGACATTTACGTATACAAAAGCAAACTTAAAAAGTTTGAAAATCTTGCGCCAATTTGTCAAATTGCCGACGAAATACCTTTGCTTGCTTTGCTTAGCGCCTACTACAAAAAAGAATTTGTGGTTAAGGGCGCAAGTTCGCTTACCACAAAAGAAACTAATCGGCTAGCTACGACAGCGCAACTTATACAGAGTTTAGGCGGAGTTGCAAATTATGATAGCGACAGTTTGACAATTTCTAAGTCAAGTGGTATTATCGGTGGCAATATCACAACTTACGGCGACCATAGAATTGCCCTTTGCGGAATAGTCGCAGGTAATATTTCAAAAAACGGCGTAAATATAGATAATGCCGATTGTATAAATATATCTTCCCCAAATTTTTATATATAGTTGGAGAGAATTACTAATGAAAAGATTTGCTTTGCTAGGCTCTAATTTAGCCAACAGCCTTTCGCCTAAAATGTATGCTTTTTTCTCGAAAAAGAGTGGCATACCTTTAATATACGAAACGGTAGAACTTAACGAAAACGCAACCGACCAAGAAATTCTTGATGTAATCAAGCAATACGACGGCGTAAACGTCACAATTCCTTTTAAATTTCGGGTCGGCAAGCTTTTGGGTAAAAATACGCCCAAAAATACCGTTATAAATAGTCCGGAAGGCGACATAACTTCTTATTCGACCGATGGCGAAGGCGTCCTTGCTGCGCTTGATTATTACGGTATTGAAGTTACCGGCAAGCATTTGTTAATTTTAGGCGCTGGGGGAGCGGCATATTCGGCGACAAAATCGTTACTTAGCGTTGACGCAGAACTTACAGTAGTAGACCGTCACAAAAAGAAAGCAAAAAATCTTATGAAAGAACTAAACATTGCTTCCCCTGTTACCAAGGTTAATGGCATTTTGTCTTTTATTCCGCTTAAAAATAAACTTTTTTATGTAAGTAAGAGAGATATTAGCAAATGTGATTTTGTATTTGATTGTCTTTATAGTAGCGAAACCGAATTACTAAAAACAGCCAGAAAATATCAAAAAACAGCTATAAATGGTCTGTCTATGTTGTTTTTTCAAGGCGTGCTAAACTTCTATTTGTTTACCGGATATAGATTTACCAACACAAAATTGCTTTTTGAGGAGTTTTATGAATATTCTTATAATCAACGGGCCGAATTTAAACTTACTGGGAAAAAGGGATAGCAATCTTTACGGTAAAGATACCTTAGACGAACTTAACGCAAAACTTGCTAAATATGCAACTAATTTAGGCGCAAACTTATCTTTTTATTTTTCAAATTGCGAAGGCGAGCTTATAACCGCTATGCAACAGGCAGATTGTCAAGCAATTATTCTCAACGCAGGCGCATATTCGCATTATTCGTACGCAATTAGAGATTGTATCGAGGCAATTAAAGTCCCGGTTGTTGAAGTTCACCTTTCTAATATTTTAGCAAGAGAAGAATTTAGACAAAAACGAGTTTTTCAAGATGTCGTCGTCGGCTTTTTTTGTGGCGAGCAAATTAATAGTTATGTCAAAGCTATCGACTTTTGTTTAGCTTTAAAAAAATGAAAAATATAGCTATTATCGGTATGATGGGCGTAGGCAAAACAACGATTGCAAAACTTCTTGCAAAACAGCTTGATAAATATTCTTTTGACACCGACGAATATGTCGAATATATTCGTGGGCAAAGCATATCAAAAATTATCGCCGACTATGGCGAGCAAACTTTTCGTGAGCTAGAAGCGCAAGTTTTTTCGCTTGCCGTATCATACGAAAATGTCGTTATTTCTTGTGGCGGGGGTATAGTTCTCGGGGAGAATGCTACAAAACTAAGAGAATGTACTGTGGTGTATTTGTCGGCAACCCCAAAAGTTCTTGCCGATAGACTAAAAACTTCTTACCCTAGACCGCTACTTAGCGGTAACGACGAGCAAGAAATTTGTAATATTTATAATCAAAGAAAAATTTTATATCAACAATTTGCCGATATCACAATAAATTGTTCATATTTATCACGCAAAGCCACAGCGCAACAAATTATTGAAAAATTGAAATTATTTTAACTACAATTTAAACTAAAAAGTAAATTGCATTTTAAATTCACTACAATTCAAACTAAAAAATAAATTACATTTAAATTAAAAAGCCTAACTATTATAGTTAGGCTTTTTGTAAATACTAATTTAAATTAAATTACTTTCAATCAATAGGACGTTTACTTTTTTTATGTACGCTTCGCTAGATTTTACAATACAAAGCGTATTTTTAAAAGCTATCCACATCAACTTAATTAGCTTTGGGTTTTTACATAGCAAAGCGTTTTTGAGCGACAAAGTTATTTCCAAACAGTCTTGTTTGTCTTGTTGACAAAAATATGTTTCGGTGTTTAGTTTTTGCGACAATCTATCTAGTTGTTGGGTCATTTCTATTAACGCCGTTGTATTTATATAAATATTCTCAACTTCAAAGTATTTTGTGGCTATATCTTGTTCTTCTAAATTTAAGGTGTCGGGATTAGTGCTATTTAGAATGTCCTCGCCGGCTTTTTTAAAAGGTTTTAGAAATTGTGTTGCAAACTGCGAATAAGATATGTTGACGTCTTCGTTAGCATAGTACTCGTTGAGAAAATCGCTAAGATTTCTTCTTGCGCTATCAAACTCGGTAAGTAGACACACAACAAAAGCAAATAAACGAATTGGGTTGATAGGGGGCTTTATTTTATTGTGTTTTGTGCCGTCGGGTAACACTACGCTCTCTTTTGCTCGTAAAAATTCTACGGCATAGGTAGTGTCGGCAAGCGATTGCATAGCGCAATCTAGCAAGGGTTTAATGTCGGCAATACACCTAAGCATATTGGTAATTGCTTTGTCGGCAAGTATCATTTTAGATTGTATCAAATCATTTGCTCGATAAACAAAATCTTTAATGTTGTTTTGCAAATCTTCCATACGCCATTTACTCCTATTTTTCTTGATTATATCATAGTTACTTAGGCTTTACAAATCAATTTGAAATTATTATTAAAAAAAATATCAAACTCTGTTGTTTTATGTACAAATGTGTTGTATAATTTAGTTCTAGTAATCTGCAAAGGAAATTGTAATGGTAGGACTAACACAAGACAGCACGCAAAATAAACTCATCTTATTATTTATAATAGACCAAATGGAAATGCCTCTTGCCGAGAGCACTATTTTTGACCTATGCCAAAATAAAAATAATTGGATTGAGTATTTAGATTGTAAAATTGCCCTTGAACAACTTGTCGAGGCAAAGTTTGTTTGTAAGGTTGGCAATGGCACAGGCGAGCCTTTTTATAACATAACGGTAGAAGGCAGGGTTTGTTTGGCGCACTTTTTTGTTAGAATTCCGTCCTCAACCCGAGATGTGATTAAGAGTTATATCAGCGCAAATAGAATGAGCTATCGCCGTAGGCAAGAATACAACTCGACTTACACCAAAAAAGAAGACGGCACTTATGATGTTATTTTGCGTATTATTGACAATCTTCAAGTATCGTTAGAAATAAAGATTTGCGTCCCTAATCGCAATGTAGCTAAGTATTTAGACAAAACGTGGGGCGACAAAGCCACAAAGGCATATTCTCAAATATATGACTTGCTTATCGAACAGCAGTAATTTTTAGTTTTTTAGAATTTATTTTTTTACGACAATATTTTAATTTTTTAGTATTTTTTTATTCTCTTATTTATAGCGGTAGTTTTTAATTTTTTTAATTCTTTATTTACGACAATGGTTTTTAACCTTTTGATATTTATTATGTTTGCACTCTTTAAACAGTGTATTTTTTTAACTTTTAGCATTTTATTTATATTTGTCCTAAATGTAATTATTAAATTAATTTGATACAAAGTTATACTTAATTAACTTGATAAATATATAACCTTACAACTATTGCACTTATGTATATGCTTACCACTTAATTAACTAGATAAATATATAACCTTACAACTATGGTACTTATGTATATATGTACCACTTATTTAATCTATATTATACATAATTATTATTTATATTTATATTTATACACTTTATTTTGGTTAATATGTTGATTTTTACTTTGATTTAGTGTAATATATTTGTATATTAATCACAGTATTTTTTTGTTAATAATGACTGTATTATCAACAAAAAGATTAATTAATTTGCAATTTATTATAAAAGACAATATTAAGGAGTAGAAATTAGTGAGCTTATTTAGCGTTATTTTAATAATGTTTTGTGTCGCTTTAAGCGCCGATGTTTTGCTTTATGTTGTAAAACGTTCTAATTTTTTCTGCCCAATTTCGCAATCTACCACTTTATCGGGTCAAAAATGCCCTTCTACACGCAAAAATGGCAGTTTTCACTTAGTTTTTTTGTTTTTTGTACTTCTTGGATTTGCCTCGCTGTTTATTTCGGTAAATTATATTGAAGTTTCTAATTTTGTTAAATCATATTTAAGCGATATTCAAATTCAATTAGTAAGAGATATTATTGCCAGTCTTACTAATGGCAGTACTACGGCTATATTCTTCCAGTCTTTAATTTCGCAAATTTTAGTCGCTTTAAGCGTATCATTAATTGTTTGCGCAGTTGATTTGTTTAGACGTTTATTTTGTATAATTATTCAACATAAAGTTCATATAAACAAAGATATAAAAACTAATTTTCAACCCACTTTGGTATCAAGAATTAACCTTCAATTCAGCCGTTTCAACCAATAGAATTTTCTTTTTGGTAAATTTATCTACTCTTAATGCAGTCAAAATTACCTACGCTTAATCATTAAAATTTGTTAGTTGTTAATCCAGCGATTAAGCGACGCATATTTGCGTTAAATCAATTAATTTTTAATTTAATATAAAAGGAGTTTTTTAAAATGCAGAAAACTAAAATTAACAAAGTATCGCTTTGTTTTGCATTGATTTTTATCTTAATATCAATTAGCGTGATATTATTGTTTTCGCCTAAGTCAAATGTTTTTGGCGCAACACAAGCGGATATAATCAAGATTGATGGCGTAACTATCACTAATCCTGCGCCGTCTTGGACAATCGTAGACAATGCGACAGGCGCATATTACAAAAGCAATATAAATGGAGTTGGCAGTGGTGATACGACATTTTCATTTACTTTTACAGCTACAACGCTTGGAATGTTTAGTATTGACTACAAAGTTTCTAGCGAAAAGAGCTACGACAAATGTTCAATCCAAATCGATGGTATTGGCAATACTACCGTTGTAATTGTCAACGAAGTTTCGGGAGAGATTGACTGGACTACGGTTACCATTCCTGTTGGCGCAGGCGCACATACAGTATCAATTAATTATAAAAAAGATGTTTCTAGCGATGTAGGCGAAGACAGCGTATGTTTTAGAAATGCCAAATATGTCTATGGCGAAAAGACTGTTACAGCGGTTTCGTCTAATCCTGCCTGTGGTACGGTAACCGGGACAAAGACCGCTACCGTTGGCGCTCCCGTTACTTTTACAGCTA
This window contains:
- a CDS encoding 3-phosphoshikimate 1-carboxyvinyltransferase is translated as MIVTPIKRINIKQSSNVGDKSITHRLLILASISSGVSHISNANTGEDVAHTVDCLNRLGANIICNGSYFTVNPIKKVVSRATLDCGNSGTTARLLAGLVAGLGVNAKFIGDPSLSSRPMSMLLPLQQMGANVEYTSDSLFVLTANEGLKGITYRNTSCSAQIKSAILIAGLFAEGITTIEETDKSRDHTERALLYFGANIKMEDKIILTKSNLYGRDVFVPNDISTASYVIALALCKGKAVIHNVGINPTRMGVVLALQNSHAKITIKNIRSNGFEEFADIYVYKSKLKKFENLAPICQIADEIPLLALLSAYYKKEFVVKGASSLTTKETNRLATTAQLIQSLGGVANYDSDSLTISKSSGIIGGNITTYGDHRIALCGIVAGNISKNGVNIDNADCINISSPNFYI
- the aroC gene encoding chorismate synthase, translated to MIKLEVFGASHSKFIGGKVWGLPKGYAIDQSQILSELKKRQNGYGRSARQQIESNNFLITRGIKNNKTTGGTLEFFIKNFDDDILSKPEITALRSGHADYVGCVKYNLTSARQIAEMSSGRNTLAHTVLGAICKQILATKDIFFYSYVRQIGGVSTDIDVNLSQAMQIEASLVRCPDQTASQQMVELIDKARLNGDTLGGICQVVCSNLPIGLGEIVPYADKLQSLVGRYLLSIPSVKGIEFGKWFGSSFVGSDCVEQFALNGQRIVYDTNFCGGTIGGLTTGGELTVRLAVKPISSLALPTQTIDLLTKQVVTTYHERSDVCVVPNIAVIAENMLSATILNLFSKEGLV
- a CDS encoding shikimate kinase is translated as MKNIAIIGMMGVGKTTIAKLLAKQLDKYSFDTDEYVEYIRGQSISKIIADYGEQTFRELEAQVFSLAVSYENVVISCGGGIVLGENATKLRECTVVYLSATPKVLADRLKTSYPRPLLSGNDEQEICNIYNQRKILYQQFADITINCSYLSRKATAQQIIEKLKLF
- a CDS encoding 3-dehydroquinate synthase family protein — its product is MGIIYKKLDVAQLTKDNTVFVTITRFAKLFNLPKDKTFIVPSGEMVKSLYYAKKLCNFLIKKNITRQGAIVAIGGGTVGDLSGFVASVYLRGIDLILVPTTLLAQIDSSIGGKTAINYKGIKNIIGSFYPAKQIIVDFSLLHTLNNKELINGYGELVKYTLLNQEIDQLYKYDEYFNAPLIQKCIEYKDLIVSSDYYDHSLRRNLSLGHTIGHAIEKCYNIPHGRAVLYGLYYELMISSYLGYLNSTDLAWARKRILDISPIPKLHNIKNLVSLMQYDKKNNFDSINFVLFIGNFSTKEISLSYEEVTKILQCL
- a CDS encoding type II 3-dehydroquinate dehydratase, which encodes MNILIINGPNLNLLGKRDSNLYGKDTLDELNAKLAKYATNLGANLSFYFSNCEGELITAMQQADCQAIILNAGAYSHYSYAIRDCIEAIKVPVVEVHLSNILAREEFRQKRVFQDVVVGFFCGEQINSYVKAIDFCLALKK
- a CDS encoding NAD(P)-dependent oxidoreductase, encoding MKRFALLGSNLANSLSPKMYAFFSKKSGIPLIYETVELNENATDQEILDVIKQYDGVNVTIPFKFRVGKLLGKNTPKNTVINSPEGDITSYSTDGEGVLAALDYYGIEVTGKHLLILGAGGAAYSATKSLLSVDAELTVVDRHKKKAKNLMKELNIASPVTKVNGILSFIPLKNKLFYVSKRDISKCDFVFDCLYSSETELLKTARKYQKTAINGLSMLFFQGVLNFYLFTGYRFTNTKLLFEEFYEYSYNQRAEFKLTGKKG
- a CDS encoding DUF4364 family protein, whose translation is MVGLTQDSTQNKLILLFIIDQMEMPLAESTIFDLCQNKNNWIEYLDCKIALEQLVEAKFVCKVGNGTGEPFYNITVEGRVCLAHFFVRIPSSTRDVIKSYISANRMSYRRRQEYNSTYTKKEDGTYDVILRIIDNLQVSLEIKICVPNRNVAKYLDKTWGDKATKAYSQIYDLLIEQQ